In Danaus plexippus chromosome 6, MEX_DaPlex, whole genome shotgun sequence, a single window of DNA contains:
- the LOC116778757 gene encoding uncharacterized protein LOC116778757 gives MALKSFLLVLMLSFLVTASAFSTKDVESRGKKKKIALFIYFADLVLKKIFIFKIIYAFIFWLVIHKAGYFLSWFVSYLKDQKLHHHDHHDHHDHYLPHYDSHYGPYRKQSHGIL, from the exons ATGGCTCTGAAGAGttttcttttagttttaatgCTTTCATTTCTGGTGACGGCAAGTGCTTTCTCCACTAAGGACGTGGAATCGAGaggaaagaagaaaaaaattgcgCTATTTA TCTACTTCGCGGACCTGGTCCTCAAGAAGATCTTTATCTTCAAGATAATTTATGCCTTTATATTCTGGTTGGTGATCCACAAGGCGGGTTACTTCCTGAGCTGGTTCGTGAGTTATCTCAAGGATCAGAAGCTCCACCACCACGACCACCACGACCACCATGACCACTACCTCCCCCATTATGACAGTCACTACGGCCCGTATAGGAAACAGAGCCATGGAATACTATAG